The proteins below come from a single Chelmon rostratus isolate fCheRos1 chromosome 12, fCheRos1.pri, whole genome shotgun sequence genomic window:
- the LOC121614500 gene encoding B-cell CLL/lymphoma 6 member B protein-like gives MAVLTSKALHEQLAIIMGALTKAAVAEICAVVDEGYAVLQMEITRSHKENEDLKKKLHLIESIVVRGSGGGKAASAAEPELVPAAEGAQQAEKQQQQRESDGGDTAAAAGGEGGAAAVVREELPDVVLIKDEDSDSNDSFEEDNKTAADREVAAAREGVTSTPVGRGMKRHWPGSEAGDRTSSSEQLALKAGTQKKKSVYTLDSPRSEPGRSGQLGGDEMDAGESVCSYSSQMDPSVQLVHQECSLVSPSANRQTAYFGNSALMESQSPGNRAELDHSLMWTKQPKNQMTFAQFHQNENIDGDAFGIKLVSVSGSTSTDCQLSENSNSAFEYEDADMMNFALYRDQPGHSQPSAGARAKRLMCSICNRTYATSQNLDVHMRIHTGEKPFSCDQCGKKFTQSAHLKSHLSVHSGERPYTCTLCSRSFIVKYSLKLHMKKCHPNV, from the exons ATGGCCGTTTTAACCAGCAAGGCCCTTCACGAGCAGCTGGCCATCATCATGGGCGCGCTGACCAAAGCGGCGGTGGCGGAGATCTGCGCGGTCGTGGACGAAGGTTACGCGGTGCTGCAGATGGAGATCACCCGGAGCCACAAGGAGAACGAGGacctgaagaagaagctgcaccTCATCGAGTCCATAGTGGTCCGGGGGAGCGGCGGGGGGAAGGCGGCGTCCGCGGCAGAGCCGGAGCTCGTACCGGCCGCGGAGGGCGCACAGCAGGCggaaaagcagcagcaacagcggGAAAGTGACGGAGGAgacaccgctgctgctgccggaggagaaggaggagctgcCGCGGTGGTCCGGGAGGAG CTTCCAGATGTGGTGTTGATCAAAGACGAAGACTCGGACAGTAACGACAGCTTTGAGGAAG atAATAAAACCGCCGCTGACAGGGAGGTGGCTGCAGCCAGAGAGGGCGTCACGTCGACTCCCGTCGGGCGGGGCATGAAGAGACACTGGCCGGGGAGCGAAGCAGGTGACAGGACGTCGTCCTCTGAGCAGCTCGCACTGAAAGCAgggacacagaagaagaagtccGTCTACACTCTGGACTCGCCCCGCAGCGAGCCGGGCCGCTCCGGCCAGCTTGGCGGCGATGAGATGGACGCCGGCGAGTCTGTCTGTTCCTACTCCTCACAGATGGACCCGAGCGTCCAGCTGGTCCACCAGGAGTGCTCGCTGGTCTCGCCGAGTGCTAACAGACAAACGGCCTACTTTGGTAACAGCGCTCTGATGGAGTCTCAGTCTCCcggaaacagagcagaactggATCACAGCCTGATGTGGACCAAACAACCGAAAAATCAGATGACTTTCGCTCAGTTTCACCAAAACGAAAACATTGATGGCGACGCTTTCGGGATCAAACTGGTCAGCGTCTCAGGCTCGACCTCCACAGACTGTCAGCTGTCTGAAAACAGCAACTCTGCGTTTGAGTACGAGGACGCCGACATGATGAACTTCGCCCTCTACAGGGATCAGCCGGGTCACTCTCAGCCGAGCGCCGGCGCCCGGGCGAAGCGCCTCATGTGCTCCATCTGCAACAGGACTTATGCCACATCTCAGAACCTGGACGTTCACATGCGGATCCACACGGGCGAGAAGCCGTTCAGCTGCGACCAGTGCGGCAAGAAGTTCACGCAGTCGGCTCACCTGAAGTCGCACCTGAGCGTTCACTCTGGAGAGCGGCCGTACACCTGCACGCTCTGCTCCAGGAGCTTCATCGTCAAGTACAGCCTCAAGTTACACATGAAGAAATGTCATCCCAACGTCTGA
- the si:dkey-7l6.3 gene encoding zinc finger protein 467 — translation MTSNKAFHSQLTSIMEALTKAAVAEICELVDDSYAVLQMEITRSHKENEALRRKLEMIETIIARGYRGNAAGLDYCGEGAAGGGLMDFTGERALLTGVGTKQLKATLRGSGRVPVLEVTTELSPATKEDSSTAAAEELKDQGVVLIKQETAKEEVNSDEPMDELLLKDEVQLSGADDSEEGPSGMMISTSAADVRPWDQSSNGTSEHQESHSALGSPGPAGAVEGSSSDVVFDLASESAVQTRKPFLLGSGGSPASMPGTCELKRGVSLISSLPCDTELDLCTSWTNQGLPSMVPVAQRPTLLDKVSDLNATGFPLALGLGRSRLDPLDLNRYCRDRRFVCSYCGKCFTSSRSLETHVRVHTGERPYSCAQCGKRFTQSGHLKTHQSVHTGERPFACEHCGKRFAGKQNLRIHQQKHHPAERAAAPV, via the exons ATGACGAGTAACAAGGCGTTTCATTCCCAGCTCACGTCCATCATGGAGGCACTAACCAAAGCGGCGGTGGCGGAGATCTGCGAACTGGTGGACGACAGCTACGCCGTGTTGCAGATGGAGATCACCCGGAGCCACAAGGAGAACGAGGCgctgaggaggaagctggagatGATCGAGACCATCATCGCTCGGGGATACCGGGGGAACGCCGCCGGGCTGGATTACTGCGGGGAGGGGGCGGCCGGCGGGGGGCTGATGGATTTCACGGGCG AACGGGCCTTGCTGACCGGAGTGGGGACCAAACAGCTGAAAGCCACCCTCAGAGGAAGTGGAAGGGTCCCGGTGTTGGAGGTGACCACAGAGCTGAGCCCTGCAACCAAAGAG GATTCGTcgacagctgctgcagaggagctgaaagACCAGGGCGTCGTTTTGATAAAGCAGGAAACTGCGAAAGAGGAGGTGAACAGCGACGAGCCGATGGACGAGCTGCTCCTCAAAGACG AGGTGCAGCTGTCAGGTGCAGACGACAGCGAAGAAGGACCCTCTGGGATGATGATCTCCACCTCTGCGGCCGACGTGAGGCCGTGGGATCAGAGCAGCAACGGGACGTCCGAGCACCAAGAATCCCACAGTGCACTGGGGTCTCCGGGCCCTGCGGGGGCCGTCGAGGGCAGCTCTTCAGATGTCGTGTTTGACTTGGCCTCGGAGTCCGCAGTCCAGACGAGGAAGCCGTTCCTCCTCGGGTCAGGAGGAAGCCCCGCCTCCATGCCCGGGACCTGCGAGCTGAAGAGGGGCGTGTCTCTGATCAGCTCCCTCCCCTGCGACACAGAGCTGGATCTGTGCACCTCGTGGACCAATCAGGGCCTGCCAAGCATGGTGCCTGTCGCTCAGCGGCCGACGCTCCTGGACAAAGTGTCGGACCTGAACGCTACGGGTTTCCCCTTAGCGCTGGGTCTCGGCAGATCCAGACTGGACCCTTTGGACCTGAACAGGTACTGCAGGGACAGGCGCTTCGTCTGCAGCTACTGCGGGAAGTGCTTCACGTCGTCCCGGAGCCTGGAGACACACGTGCGCGTCCACACAGGCGAGCGGCCGTACAGCTGCGCTCAGTGCGGGAAGCGCTTCACGCAGTCGGGACACCTGAAGACGCACCAGAGCGTCCACACCGGAGAGCGGCCGTTCGCCTGCGAGCATTGTGGGAAAAGATTCGCCGGCAAGCAGAACCTGAGgatccatcagcagaaacacCATCCAGCCGAGCGGGCCGCCGCTCCCGTTTAA